The segment gcgaaatcaagcatctgaaagcacactactccgtgtgacgggtgtttttttgttttgtgcattaatatctcgcaacttcgacgaccgattgagctcagattttcacaggtttgttattttaggcatgttgagatacaccaagttagaagactggtctttgaaaactgcCAATAGTGTTCATAGTCTTTATTAGGCGAGCGCGGACCCATGCCTTAAAGATTTCACACTCGCATGCTCACTCTTCGAGAGATTTGTGTCATGTATGTAGATCCGTAcctgaagatgctgttaactcaaaaggttctactgctgcttaCATTTTAAAGGCTTTGGTCTGTTCCATTCTTTTTGCCTCTTGTTGGCCTAAAGATTGCAcaacagagcatctagaatgacccttgccgtaaaggtttcacactaGCTTGCTCACTCTTTGACATGAATCTTTGACAAATTTGTGTCATAGGTCCCCACATGAAGATGCTGTTGACcaaaaaggttctactgctgctcacactCTAAAGGctatgttctgttccattctttttgcctcttattggcctaagattgcaccaggGAACATCTGTAATATAGATCAAaccaaatcctacttaaagcaTTTATAATGCAAAGTTTTCCCCAGGCCGGAAAAAGCTTTGCGTTCGCTTCATAGCATGCTCCATCTTTAATAGGTTTGCCCCACCCAACCCCCCAACCCCAACTACAATTCCTTTGATCCACCCTTGATGATGCTGGTGAGGGTAGGGATGACTTGCCGTCTGAGCACTATATATGCAGACACAATATGGATACGCagctataattgagttgtttGTTAGCTAATAACCATGTAAGTTAAAATAATGGTGCGTCATATGTTATAGCTTGAAACATGCATAAATTCCAACTTCTCAGAGGGGGGTCATCACCCCTCAGactgcaccagagagcatcaaTGGCCTAAAAAAAATCCCGGTGCCCTAAAGCGGGTTCAGACCCCACGCTGAAATGATATGATAAACgttgccccctccccccccccacatcttTCAAGATACATTTAAGCTCATGCTAATGGTCACTGCaaagaaataataacaattatgatCGAATGTTTTCTCATTTTCTCAGTTGCATGACACTCAAGAGGAGAAAAGAGCGGAGCTGGAGAATCAAATGAAGGATCTACAGGAAGAGCTGGCAGCAGAGGAAGACTCTGTAAGAGAcactgtttttcttctttttcaagattacatgtacatctcaGCAACACGGtattaaagggtttggatactttttgtacaacacaaaacagatttacattaaactatccggtttgaagataatgatggtagaaatcttctaaaatattacttgctgaggttgTAAGTTTTGAGACATGAGTAAAACACTATCATGAAAGTAATTTCGTTTCTGCCTCAGGaaacaaaagttttgtttaGCATGTTAGACGTATTTACGCTACTCTCCAGAAAAAATTGCTctttgattttcactttttttttctcaaacacttGAAAACTAGTGAAGTTAAAATTTCTACAGGTAAAGTATATTACATACACCTACATCTTCATTcgcagtgagtagggattcatgtcatggccaaaaaacttgatatacaaaaggtaccaaaaccctttcaaGATACAACTTTGCATCTTTGAGGTCGTCATTCCTTTTATCAAGTGTCCCTGAATGAGAACGCATTTTGTTAACTCAACCAATTCTGGGTTTAATGTTATgaacccttacactgatgtgtattaagcactgttttctgtgaaaaaaaaatatcacatgcaaatcactcgagtgggatttgaatgatgacctttgcattgctaaagCAGATGTCCTGCAACTataccaccgagctagcccgatggctagaggcagctcAAATCCTGGGTTTTAGAAACTGAGTGACCTTTAACcatattaacattaaaaaacattattgtgCCAGTAGTGAAAATTCTTGTTGTTTCTGTCCAAATTGCTTATTAGAAATGTAAAGTTATTGTGTAAATGTTTATTTTCCTTTGCAGCACGCAGCAGCGCTGGAGTGGGAGTATGATTCAAACTGCAAGCAGCTCATGAGGATCTCTATGCCAATCAGTCGTCATCCGAGGCACCTGTCATCATTGCCCATAGTAACGGTACCCCAGCCCATCAGGAGAGCCCAGAGTCTGCCGACCAGATCACCAATAGTAACCTTGAGGTTCAGTGGGTCATCGAGCAAAATCCCAAGGAGAGGTCAGAAGAGACCGGTGAGGTCAACCATATTGAAGACCAGTCGCTCAGACAGCGTCGTTTTTGTCACAGTGATGAACTTGGTAATGCGTCACCAAAGTCAGTCGGTTCAGAGCCTCCATCACCAACACGATCAACGGAggaatctccaagaagagatgCTGTCATCCCATCACCTTGGGGTTCACCACAGAAATCCCAAGGTGATGAGCTCTCTGCAGCGTTTCCTGGTCATCACACCAGAAGCATCTGCCATAAGAAAGTACCCGAAGAAGGCTCCAATCCCGAAGTTTTTTAATTAggtgttattgttttgttatccTTGAGTTTTATACATGTTAACTGCAACAATGACGCTACAGTTGTACCAGTTGCTTTAAAATGTATTAAACCACCTCAGATGTATAATTATTTAACTttgtcttttaaagacactggacactattggtaattgtcaaacactagtcttcacagttggtgtatctcaacatatgcataaaataacaaacctgtgaaaatttgagctcacaatgttttatactatcaccctcGTATGCAGTGCTAACCCCTAAATGAATTAGCACCGTGGACTTGTTAATGACTTTATCAAATTAGGTGACAGGATGCCATGCACAAAGCAAACCCTTTCCATATAAGGGCATGCATacaacaacaattaaacaaaattatatgaTGTTATATGGGATAGTAGGGTTTGTATAACAAGCAAAACTTATAACAAGGAACAAAGTTATCttactgttttaaaggcactgtacacatttggtaattactcaaaatatattagcataaaacattacttggtaacaagcaacggagagctgttgatagtataaaacattgtgagaaacaactccctctaaggtttcgtagttttcgagaaagggtgtttttttctttcatcagtttcttgcaacttcaatgaacagttgagtccaaatttccacatgcttgtttctttatgcatatgttgggatacaccgagtaagaatattggtctttgacgattcttactaccaaacgtgttcagtgcctttaatgttttgtttcgttTCATTTTAAGATGTGTACTGTCTGTGATTGTATTAACAAACCATGCATGTACTTGTACAATTGCATTAAcatcagtgcccaatttcataaagcaattTTTGACAAGCACAGACACATTTCTGCTTACCAGACTATACTAGCCAGTAACCCTGTCACATGGTCCATCTTATACTTGTATCCTGCTTAAATTTGCTCAGTAGACAAGGAaatgttaagcaaaattttctgtttaagcagctacATGAAATTGGCCTGCAATGCATTATCACTATCGATATTCTTCagcattattgtttttatttatttatttataattttttttgcatttatttgtttcctGAACTTGTTTATAGTTGTACAATTGGTGTTTGTGACTCAAACTTCTAGAAAGTGATTATTCTATGCTATCTATTCCGGGGGAGGTTTATGAAATGTTATTGCTGTTTCTGTAGAGTATTGAGCTTAAAGCTTTTAGTATCTTATTATTTCAGTTTATGTTGTATGCTATGTTTAATAAAAAGTACCACTTGGTGATCTTTAAATGAAAAACCAGAATAGAACCTAAGTTTCGTTCTACAATCCACCGTTCGTTACATTGTATAAAGTACTAAAATATCCAGTACAAAGCCTTTATATGGAACAAATTGATTGTACTTTTAATAGCGAGTTATGTTTGGATGAGGTAGTCACTTGCAAAAATAGGTTGACcccaaaggcactggacactattggtaatcactgttagcatagaaacttacttgttaacggagagctgttaatagtttaaaacattgtgagaaatggctccctctgaagtaacgagaaagaagtaatgtccCACTAAAATATgggcaaacaaattatttcggGACTCACAATTTGCTTTtaagttctcaaaatcaagcatctgaaagcacaagagTTCGTGTAACAgcggtgatttttctttcattatgttgctacttcgacgaccaattcagttcaaattttcacaataaccaaagatgtccagtttctttaagggGTCCAATATCACTTAAATTTACACATATCTTGATATTCACTCTTCACAACAAACAAAGCAACTATAAAAAAGTTCCACAATTTGTTTGCACTTTTGGTGAAAGTtccacattttatttatttttattaaaacaaaaaagtaggcCCCTATCTTATTTTACTCAAACGAGATTTTGCATTTGGCAACAATGGGTAAAAATGGCATTTGGATAAGAAGTTGGACTTGGAAAGTTTCCCGCGCTTTTTTGTCCTTGTGTGTCTTTTTGTTATCTAAACTAAATTAAGGAAACAATGAGTGATGTTTCTGAGGAATCCATCCCTTTCTTTTACGTAACACTAAAGTAAGTTTTAACTAACTGTGTTGTAGTATACCATCGGCCTATTGAAActtataaatatattatattaattttatcaTTTACCAATATTTTATGTTggagttttatttaaataaagaaacaagaaCATTTAAACCAGCCACAATGTTGTGTATTGCTTGTTTTGTATTTCCTCATACCTCAGGAGACTTTATAGTTCTGAAAAAGAATCTTGCCTTTAGGAATTTCCTggggtagaaaatcggccgtgTGACTTTCTCTTGGATCAAGGGGAcattaagggcagtggacactattggtaattactcaaaataattattagcataaaacctttcttggtgacgagtaatggggagaggtggctggtataaaacattgtgagaaacggctctctctgaagtgccatagtttttgagaaagaagtagttttccacgaatttggagacctcagatttagaacttgaaggctcgaaatcaaccatctaaacacacacaacttcgtgtgacaacggtgctttttttctttcattattatctcgcaagttcgatgaccgatgagctcaaattttcacaggtttttattttctgcatatgttgagatacaccaactgtgaaggctagtctttgacaaaactGCCGCGGAGGTAACGGTCTAAAGTAATTCAATCTGATAAAACGAATCAGACAGTTTTAccttttttaaagtatttataTTCACTTGATAGTATATTATTGTGCGAATTTATACCAAGTTTCATTAATTCGAGGAGCATCACACctacaacaatttgtttgaggCATGCGTTTCGAAAAGATCCTTAATCTCGGCGTTTGAGAAACTTCTCATTGATTTAGCTGGTTTATAGTATTTTCTGGACCCTGAACTGGGAAAATGCCTGCGTTCCGAAACGGCGAAGTGGAATAAGCAGCCTTTTAAGcctgaattgaaaaaaaactgCGTTTCGAAAATATACTTAAGCCTGAACTGGGAAAATGCCTACGTTTCGAAAACATCTAAGTAATTTCGAAACGTAGGCAATTTCCCAGGCTCTGAAGCCTAATAAAACCGCCGTTTCGAAAATACCAGGTATTTTCGAAACGGCCGACTGGAAAAAGCAGCCTTTAAAGCCTGAACTTGGAAAATGcgtacgtttcgaaaatacctaAGTATTTTCGAAACGTAGGCATTTTTCCAGTTCAGGCTCTCAAAGCCTATTAATTCCAGTCCGCCGTTTCGCAAATACCCTAGTATTTTCGAAATGGCGGACTTGGAAAAGCAGGCTTTAAAAGCCTGAACTTGGAAAATGagtacgtttcgaaaatacctaAGTATTTTCGAAACGTAGGCATTTTCCCAGTTCAGGCTCTCAAAGCCTATTAATTCCAGTCCGCCGTTTCGCAAATACCCTGGTGTTTTCGAAATGGCGGACTTGGAAAAGCAGGCTCTACCAGGGTCTTTTCTAAACGCAGGTATTTTTCCAGGTCAGGATCCAAAAGTACTCAAAGCCTGCTAAATCCATTCGCCGTTTCTAAAACGCCCAGATAAAACCAACCCTGATGTGGTAGCGCCACCAATTGGCGGTGTATTTCTCGGCTGCTGAAACGGGGGAGATGAAACTGGTCCGTGAACTGGACCCACAGCCGGTGTGTATTTTCATAATTGTAAGGCCTACAATAAGTATTCTGGCAAGAGAAGATCTATCAAGGTATGTTATGGAAAACCaaagcaaattatttattttggtagCGTACCTTACTTCAGTGTTCAAACAAGCGTACTTCATTTATTTACTCGAAATTGCCCAACTTGCCTATTCCTTTGTAAAGTACATTACTTACCAATGCATAATACacgtgtacatgtgtatatcaTAAGGCCTGTGCAATACCAGATACAGTACTTCTGCAGTATTATCTAGCCTgcaccaataaagtatctaaacactttaCTAAGGGTCAGATTTAGCGGAACTTGAGTTTAGTAGGCAACAAAATAGTTCGTTAATTCTGTTCACAGTTACTGACTGAGCATTTTGATTGACACCAGTATTATGTTGCactatgattatgaatgatgatgatgttgtttTGTGGATTCATTGATGGGCACCTGAGTGGCGTAAAGTCGAATTtgaaaagttgcaaaagcccatTCACTCAATTCCAGAACCTTGGGAACTAGCACTTAAGCATCACATATACAAattcaagacaaaagacaccaATTTGTTCTGTTTACCTAGCCATGAAATTTATTGAAGTAACTCCTCCGACTTCTAACATCACTGCTTATAAGTATTATCTGCTTTATCTCATAAAATCTAACTGCTGACTGAAGATGGCCCTCAATtagtgtgtcctccatcactcTCCTGAACGACAAGGATACGTCTTCCTTTACTGTACTCTCAATAAGACATCTGATCAGTTCGGTCAGTTCAGCCATCGTATAGTCTTCTTGACCTCGAAACACCTTTCCCTGTTGGTTTATTCCTCCCGTCTTTGACACCTTTGCTTTGTTGTTGACAATTGATGCTGATGTTCATGGCATTCGAATTAtccaaaacacaacaaacaaatcatttataaaaggcgggcaAAAATAATGCTGGTCTCATTCGTCACAGTACATCGCTCTTGCTTGAATAAgtgcttttgcaacttttgaaattcgaccttaagccactcaagtgcccttAAATCTGCCAGACAACATCATAGCGCAACACAATATGTGTCAAAATGCGCAGAAGATAACTGGTAATCGAATaaactaattattttgttgcataCTAATTCAGGTTCCGATTGGTGAGTTTTATTGTGTCcatattattttgtgatttatgGTTGTAAATTTACTCTTTTTCGATGTGCTTTTTACATACAGAGGCCTAAATCCCATGCCATATTCCAAATTCATCATGACAGACCAAAACAAtacatcaggcctgtatgctattgcttcgtttttgaaagggcaagggcaccctttgaggaaattataaatttgtacTTTAGCATTTCaaagacaccaaggcaatgaccaggggctacggaggcaatcgccttcattgtctccgtgaagtatcaggcctgctacaTGTAAATAGCTTCATTCATGTTTTACTGTTAGTTCATGTCAGCGCAATAAGAAAATATAGTCCTCAAACAATCTAGTAAtctgcaaaaataaattaactgaTTTTTGTCTGTCTTTCTTCTTGCAGAATTTACAAGCTAGATCCCAGTGTAGCCGTTAACATCCCAATGTCAACACGCACACTAGTAAACTTTCAAGACATTTCCCTAAGCCCAAGACAAAGCAGGTGACAGGGACATCCCTGTGTAGGAAGAAGCGTTCTTCGCCCAGGTCCGAAGAGAAGGTGGCTCGAAGTAGGGAGATGTCTGGCAGTCGGGAGTGAGAATTGACGAAATGGGAGGAAAATACACCATGCAGAAGAATGGATACGATGAGATTGCTGCTGTGGCTGAGTGTGAGGTAACTTTTACAAGattcaaatccatcaaagtcAACAATCGAGCAAAGCAGAGGTTACTTTGTATTGGGATTAGTGTTTTGGGGTCATTTAAACATGGTTTCATGGGGCTTCTCTGATGTGGGGGTTGGGGAGGGGGTGTGTCTGGCGGGCCTAATGCAGTCTGATAGTTGATACTTGTATGAAGAATAGTGTTTTTGGTCAATTCAACTTGGTTGCAGGTACTTTCTCAGATGGTAAACCCAGGGAGAGGGGATAGAGGGTGTCTGGCGGGCAAAATAGAGCAGACAATTTGTCTGGCTGTTGATCTTTTCATTGGGAATAGTGTTACTGgtaatttcaacttggtttcaggtggttactccaatgttggggggggggtgtctgcaAACATTGTCTGGTGGCTGATACTCTGTATTCAGTATACTTTTTTGGTAATTTCATTTCAACTTGCTGGCAGGTAGTTCCTCAGATGGTAAAcccagggaggggggggggagggggtgtctgGGCGCAAAATGCAGCAGACAATTTGTCTCGTGGCTGATATTTTTCATTGGCAATGGTCTTATTGGTCATTTGaacttggtttcaggtggttccgatggtggggggggggggggtgttgtccATGGCAGGCCTAATGCAGCAAAGCAGAGGATACTTTGTATTGGGATTAGTTTTTTGGGTCATTTAAACATGGTTTCATTGGGCTCCTCtgatgtcgggggggggggggcgcagggagggggaggggttgTCTGGCGGGCCTAATGCAGCAAAACATTTGTCTGGGGGCTCATATGTGTTTAGGAAGTAGTGTTTTTGGTCATCTCAACATTGTTTCAGGTGGTTCCTCCGATGTGGGGGTGGGGTCGGGGGGGGGCGTGTCTGGCAGGCCTAATGCTGAAGACATTTTGTCTGGTTGCTGATACTTGTAGGAAGAATAGTGTTAGTGGTCATTCCAACTTGCTGGCAGGTAGTTCCTCAGATGGTAAACCCAGGGAGGGGGGAGTGGGTGTCTGGGGGGCAAAATGCAGCAGACTATTTGTCTGGCTGTTGATCTTTTCATCGGGAATATAGTGTTactggtcatttcaacttggtttcaggtggttcctccaatgggggggggggttgtctgGCGGGCCTTACACAGCAAAACATTGTCTGGTGGCTGATACTATGTATTCGGTATACTTTTTGGGGGTCATTTCAACATGGTTTCAGGTGGTTACTCTGATGGTTAACCcagggggcggggggggggggggttgtctgGCAGCTCATTCGTCGCATAGGAGATATTGATTTTGGTCATTTCAACATGGTTTCAGGTGGCTCCTCCAATGTTGGGGAGGGGGGGCGTGTCTGGCGGTTGATACTTGTACGAAGAATAGCGTTACTGGTCATTTAAACTTGGTTTCAGGTGATAcctaaaaattaatgtttgattCAGCTCATTATTTTGCCTCTTTGTTGGGTGTCCATGCGCCTCGGCAGATATCCATATCTGACTATGTCAGGTTATCCACTAAATGTGCCTGTACTCAAATATTGGTACCCTGTTCGTTTAACCAAAGTGCTCTTGGCTACTGGTCCATATGAGACAGTTTATTGAAAAAGAGTCAAGGCACTGAGCTCTTATGTAGGTTTTTAACAGACACGGATAGAGAGGATGAATATTTAACAGCATCATTTAAAGACATGAATATTTAACAGcatcatttaaaggcaatggacactattggtaattactcaaaataattatcagcataaaatggcctagcagttaagagcgGCAGGTTCAAGCTCTGGCGTTAGATCAGTAGAGTGTATgtaggtttgagtcccggtcagtacacttgtgttcttaagagtcagttcaggtaaataattgacatacttgctcacggtcaaaaaatgaattttttttatactttctgggtggaagggccttggggtgcaagtaaacaaaagtgcattttcaattccatatatagcccgttgccatggttacggctcattttgttttttggccatttttggcagattttggggtctgaaaaactggtttttagctcatttttacaactccaccccaccaaaatgctaaattatttcaaaaaaacctagtatatcactacaaagtatcatccttggccttccttgagaaaaaaaattattgctttaaatatcacccttgtgccaTTTTTGCATCgtttattacagtatgtttttagaacttgcaaaatcgccatttttaccctatttttggaccccaaaatgtcaacttgccaggggtctcagaaaattttcctttcggctgtggtgagggccaacattggtattctcatatctggtgagaaaaacttgggcaattgtatcctgttgtgacagtactgcctcaaaactagactttttccCCAATAACATgaaaaaatgctttttaagggtcttttcaaataatattgacatacgtgtccacggtgaaaaaaggaatattttttcttatactttgtggatggtagggacttcgtgtccaaataaacaaaatttacatttcaaatcattatATAATACGTTGCCATGATAACAGTTCGTTTGTGtttgggggtctgaaaaactgttttttagttaatatttacaactccaccccacccaAAACCTTTTCTATCACTACAAATTaccatccttggctttacttgagacaacaaattattgttataaatttcacccttgtgctatttttagaatgtgcattagagtatgtttttagaacttgcaaaatcaacatttttaaccATATTTTTTACCTCAAAATTTCAGGAGAATATTCAggagaatattttcctttcggtttgaatagggccaaaatttgtctttttatttctggtaaaaaaacttgggcaattctATCCTGATGTAACAGTGCTGTCTCAAAAGTAGACCCTTTTCCCCAAAAACATggagaaatgcattttgaaatatttgtttcattt is part of the Asterias rubens chromosome 4, eAstRub1.3, whole genome shotgun sequence genome and harbors:
- the LOC117289652 gene encoding uncharacterized protein LOC117289652; translation: MDKRRRDNQVAWRTLQKYFRRAVASRQTLHDTQEEKRAELENQMKDLQEELAAEEDSHAAALEWEYDSNCKQLMRISMPISRHPRHLSSLPIVTVPQPIRRAQSLPTRSPIVTLRFSGSSSKIPRRGQKRPVRSTILKTSRSDSVVFVTVMNLVMRHQSQSVQSLHHQHDQRRNLQEEMLSSHHLGVHHRNPKVMSSLQRFLVITPEASAIRKYPKKAPIPKFFN